The Nymphaea colorata isolate Beijing-Zhang1983 chromosome 5, ASM883128v2, whole genome shotgun sequence DNA segment CTTACTCGCTAAATGGGATCACAGCAGCTATTAAACAACAGACGACGACATAAGACGATTAAGAGCCAAAACGAAGCAAGTAGAAGTTTCAAAGAAGCATACCCTGATGAGCCTATATTTGGGCTCGTATTTCTTTGCATTTTCGACGGTGTCATAGATTAAACCGAAGCCCGTCGATTTGCCACCTCCAAAATGCGTCCGGAACTTGAAGACGAAGATCGTGTTGGGGTCACGAACGTCATACATCTTCCCCAATTTCTCCTTCAGTTCGACCTTCACAAAGAACGTAgaggaaaaaacaaagtttcaacaactcaaccaaaaaaaaaaagtaagaaagaaagaaagaaggccaTCAATGGAAGCACAAGGACCTATAAACGGGAAGTAGTACCTTGGAGACATTAGCTCTGCCAGGATGGAGCACGTCGATCACCTAgcaagaagggaaagaaaatacAAGAGATAGCACAATCACAACAGAGATTCGAAAACGGAGGAAGCGAAGAGAACAGGAGGGAGAGGACACGGAGTCATTACGAATTGCTTCCGGGCGAGGAGACGGTTCGTCATGAACTTCCTCGTGCGGATAGTCACTGCCTTTGTGTCCGCCATGGTCAGGGCGTCAGGGAGTTCGCCGGACGGGGCTCGCCAGCCGCTGCTGCCGCCGTCGATTGGAGGAGGGAAGAACCCTTTACAAAACCCTAGCGACAACGTACGCGAAGAGGAGAGATCCAGCACCGCGGATCATAGTTATACCGATCTTCATGTCGTAAATGTAACCCTAATGGCATGAAATGACCGAAACATCCTTAATCAGCTATTTTCTCTCAACCCGAGCACTCTCACAGTCTCTGCCGATTCGGCTCGGGTGCAAGAGAACCGGACGCTGTTGCACTCGACCGCCCATCACGTTGATTTTAAGCGACTCGGTGGTGGACAAGAAATATTCCAGTTTCTGGATTTCAAAGAACATTTACTTTTAATTTGTGCGTGTAAATGTTTCTATCAagttttcatgaagaaaatcatgttGGGCATCTAGTTGATAGATTCCCTACTTATATATGAAACAACAAATTGGATTCATCTAATAGTGACAAGTTTTAGTAATTAGATTAAATTGCTTGAAATAGGTCAATCCTTATTGGCtataatattttatatctgAGCTTTGTATGATCAAAGAGTGTCTCGTATGTTCTTATATATAGACCCATCTGAACTCAACCATAAATTTTGCCTTATCATTTAGATTCAAAACAACCAACATATATTATGATCATGTCTGAATTTTGCCAAAATAGCATTCTTAAAATGCAACTATTTCACATATTGAGACTTGGCATGCTTTCCAAATGTTGGATGCATGGAGAGCATCAGCTTCTCACCATTGAACACTTTATTATGTGTTTCATGCACCTCTTACCATTGTTCTATATACCATGGGTCAAATCACTTGTGTAGGCGTGGATGCCAAGCCGAGCTGCCGGCGGGTACCCGACTGGGGTCGGGCCCGAATCCGGGCTGGAAAAACTGGGTCCTGAGCCCCGGCCCGATGGTCCagtctccctctccttcttccccccaGCGGGGCTGGGCCAAGCCGGGACCCGGGATATCGAGCTGGGCCTGGCCCGGGCCGCCCCTACTTGTGTATAGGGGcagagttatgatttttttttcattagttggactaaattatagtttcaaaattttgacaggggccaaaatataattattcaaaattttatatagtctaaataatttttttaaattacgtGTAGAATTTAATATTACAAACACTCATTTTCTACTCATAACCTCAACTTGCTTTTAAAAACATACGCAACATTAAAATTGTATTCACTCTCAGGACTAGATCTCCACAACAATCACAATTAGTTGAGTGATGTATATCTTTTCAACCTTCGTGTGTAAGCAATAGTACGTACGATATTATAGAgcatatatcaaaaaattacatctTCCATACTTGTATTCATGGCTATGGCCACGATATTCTAGCAAAACTTTAATTCATTGGTTGTTTTCAAAGGGCTTTAATTTTACATTTCTAAAGGAATTTAATCATCAAGAAGGCAGTTGAATTCAATCTATAACTTCAATAATTTTGATGGAAAGCTCGCTTGAGCCATATGGTCAACCATTTTCAACAATATGATATGTTGGATTTCAGTATTATCATTTTGTGGAGTGAGGAGTCACGACCCATTAAGACTCAAATACTCTAGACTTTTATTTTTAGCACGAGGAGATAACGGAAATTGGCTTGCACTAAACATATGttaaagatgataaaaatatttacaaaacatcaaaaaagtaaaacagTACAGAAGCACATTTGCCATGACAATCACTTATATTAAGGGACGCAATTAGAGCACATTTAGAAGATCCACCATCCTCGACAAATATTTATACTATGGTCATACACTTGCATATGTCTGAAAATCAAGGCACTTCTCAACTTAAAGTATATTATTATTTATGATTGATAACTTTATGGTGGCCTCAATGGTGTATGCATTGCACAGGCAAGTAGGGTCGACACAGCGACAGAGTACACTTTTCCGAACAAGGTTGTTGCACTTCCCAAGACAATTCGTGGAGTAGACTCAATCATGATGGTTGTagatagattttcaaaaatgctcatttttgttctttgcaAGCAAAGGGCAGATGTGTCACTGGTTGTCTCTTACTATTTCAAATATGTTGTGTGGGTTTATGGTCTTCATCTTTCAATCACATCATATTGGGATACGAGGTTTTTGAGTCATTTATGGCGTTTATTATGGTCTATGCTAAGTATTAAACTTCAATTCAATAACGCTTACCACCCCATGAGTGGTTGCCAAATCGAAATAATTAATCGAACTTTAGGAAACTTACTTAGATGTCCTATAAGAGAGCACGAAACCCTGAAACTTTGTGCTACCACAAGCTAAATTTGTATACAACAAGTCAGTCAATCGATCTACTGAAAAGATTCATTTCCAAATGGCAGGCATATAGTCGGTTCTGGAACCATATTGTTGATTTATCCTCAGTACCCAGCCTTGAAGAACACTCACAAGTGCTGCAGTAGCCATCATCTACTCTTCCTctctgtatctctctctctcaacacgAAGTCACCAAATCACTGCCTGGTTTTCTCcaccatctccctctctctctctctctctctcaaacaacTAGGAGGAACATCAAATGTTCTTAACATTAAATCAAATGATGGGTGCCTATGTTATGAGGAGGGTCCTGGTGCCACCTCCTATCAATGTCGGCGATAAGAAGAAcaggaacaagaagaagaagaaaaaggggaagaagacAAGCACCGAGCAAGCTTTGGCCGCCAAATACATGGAGGGCTGGTTCTTGTCTAGCCAATTTTGAGGTACCCAAAAGCATCTGGTGTTGTTTTGGAGCTCCATTCTCATTTGGTATGCAGTGACGACCTTCTTTTTCCCTCTGCATTGGTCGAAAGGAAAGGACTCACAAGGATGGGTGGGATTGGAGCTCCAATCTTcgcttctcctttttttctttttcccacgCTTCCCTCCTTCCTCCCAGTGTGTGCTTGCTCCCACCCtatacacactctctctttgGAGGAGACTCAACATCGAACATGGTAAATGCTGCccctcttctcttttccttgttcCCCTCATTGCTAGAGCCCTAGAAACTGTAAAGAAGAGGTTCACGGGGATCGTCCATGGCCATATGCTATGGCCAACAACTAAAGATGATCCTCTTCATTATTCCTTATGCTTAATTTTCTCAAGATCCCATATTTACGTTGATAGCCTTGCGATTCCAAGCATCAGTATTTGTTGTtctaattatattttttttcatacacagattcttattattgtttttatacaAAGTTTTCTATATTTCATTACATGATTAACGTTcctaataaaattttttttagctatttAATCTCGTCAGCAAACACACAAATGCCAACGGTCCACATTTTTACTTAACAAATCAACAAACATGCGACCGCTGACCTACACTGTCGAGCGGATGGTTCCGCTCGTTCCAGGAGGATTAAATTCTGGGATTAAAATCCTCGATTTCGATGGTGCAGCCAAACGCAACCTAATAAAACTGTATAGAACATCAGTTAAGTTATCCTCAAATCATCAAAATGCAGAAACTTAAAAATCGGAAAAACAAATATCCAGACAGTTTTACCTCAGGagaacataaaaattaaacCAAAATAATGGCACAAAACCGCCTCATCCGTTCCGATTCTCAATGACAACATGAACCAACGGAAAAATGCTGGCAAATAAACAGCTAAGAAAAATAGTAACGCAGATGATCCAGCAGGACAAGCACGCGCCAGAAACCCCATCGCCAGTCGCCACTCATTTCTTCTTGGCAGCAGACTTGGTCACCTTTGCACCGGACGGATCCTTCTTCTCCACGCTCTTGATGACACCAACGGCCACCGTCTGTCTCATGTCGCGAACCGCAAAACGCCCCAGAGGAGGATACTCAGAAAAGGTCTCGACCACCATGGGCTTGGTCGGGATCATCTTAACGAACCCTGCATCTCCGTTCTTCAGGAACTTGGGCTCCTTCTCGAGCTCCTTGCCTGAACGCCTGTCGATCTTGGTCAGGATCTCTGCAAATTTGACCGCAATGTGGGAGGTGTGACAGTCGAGCACCGGAGCATAGCCATTTCCGATCTGCCCTGGATGGTTCATGATGATGACTTGAGAAGTAAAGTTGGCAGCTTCCTTAGCTGGATCGTCCTTTGAGTTGGAGGCGACAAAACCACGCTTGAGATCCTTGACAGCAACATTCTTCACGTTAAACCCGACGTTGTCGCCAGGCAGGGCCTCCTGCAGAGCTTCGTGGTGCATTTCCACAGACTTGACTTCAGTTGTCAGACCAGTGGGACCGAAGGTGACAACCATGCCTGGCTTCAGGACTCCAGTCTCCACACGCCCAACAGGGACGGTGCCAATTCCACCAATCTTGTAGACATCCTGGAGTGGAAGACGGAGGGGCTTGTCTGATGGTCTCTTCGGTTCATTGATCAAATCAAGGGCCTCAAGGAGGGTTGGGCCTTTGTACCAGTCCAGATTTGTAGATCGCTCAATCATGTTGTCACCCTCGAATCCGGAAATAGGCACAAATGGGATTTTGTCAGGGTTGTAGCCCACCTTCTTCAGGTAAGAAGACACTTCCTTCACAATTTCGTCGTACCTAGCCTTGGAGTACTTGGGAGTTGTGGCATCCATCTGTACCATGAAACGAGTAATTGTCAGGCAAAGATACCAGGTATAGTCAGACCTTCGTATAGAACCAAAGAAAAGAGAATAGTAATAGGAATTCCAAGCGTAAAAAACCCTCCTCACTGCTACAAATTACAATACTCATCGAGATATATTCAGCAGTACAATACTCATCGAGA contains these protein-coding regions:
- the LOC116253834 gene encoding 40S ribosomal protein S24-1 is translated as MADTKAVTIRTRKFMTNRLLARKQFVIDVLHPGRANVSKVELKEKLGKMYDVRDPNTIFVFKFRTHFGGGKSTGFGLIYDTVENAKKYEPKYRLIRNGLATKVEKSRKQMKERKNRSKKVRGVKKTKAGDAAKAGKKK
- the LOC116254812 gene encoding elongation factor 1-alpha codes for the protein MGKEKVHINIVVIGHVDSGKSTTTGHLIYKLGGIDKRVIERFEKEAAEMNKRSFKYAWVLDKLKAERERGITIDIALWKFETTKYYCTVIDAPGHRDFIKNMITGTSQADCAVLIIDSTTGGFEAGISKDGQTREHALLAFTLGVKQMICCCNKMDATTPKYSKARYDEIVKEVSSYLKKVGYNPDKIPFVPISGFEGDNMIERSTNLDWYKGPTLLEALDLINEPKRPSDKPLRLPLQDVYKIGGIGTVPVGRVETGVLKPGMVVTFGPTGLTTEVKSVEMHHEALQEALPGDNVGFNVKNVAVKDLKRGFVASNSKDDPAKEAANFTSQVIIMNHPGQIGNGYAPVLDCHTSHIAVKFAEILTKIDRRSGKELEKEPKFLKNGDAGFVKMIPTKPMVVETFSEYPPLGRFAVRDMRQTVAVGVIKSVEKKDPSGAKVTKSAAKKK